A window from Diachasmimorpha longicaudata isolate KC_UGA_2023 chromosome 5, iyDiaLong2, whole genome shotgun sequence encodes these proteins:
- the LOC135163006 gene encoding bromodomain adjacent to zinc finger domain protein 2B isoform X12: protein MEKENSASGGGGGGDTTATTATPGSVASSVSDKLQADQANPLLDPSALFGAYWPRGDSAASSLFGGMPGGYGLGAHHLPSAYAMLGRGGAAPGFGGHTPASAPPPPPPPYSHASLGTLSVAASQAASLGINSASAAWWTMASHLAAQDYLARLQGAGLPGFPPGAESLLPPYPASLLNPPSLSSSSHKSSKSKSSKSHKPAATSSSSSTTNNNNSTTPSTHTSSLSVSQASVTTSHHNTTPTTSCNTTTTQANVVSSPPAKEGSSDFSDPSSILGGVRLPPDTEIIKYTSSIVGPKVPGTTNRGRKKTISLDSPSVSVHPPSVQALSAHQTTPTTSSLVMEPRKFNRTPVSESSEYRDSVDRVEVIKLPAHSTNGSVLTAPPLYTMSNTSSNSNEADAPLNLSLKPASTSSSSPISGSQPLSQLSNLSQSLLASDRTSRRKPGPKPRRVPQNSVTVPASPSPSLAQLFTAADSPQRPSSGSEESETTPIHQKDGRPRNLGRGVSKPKKNTVASLLAQSRALGIKPTPTLDPNVPLSHQVSLLRSNILAAQLHASATGQIDEKGQRSLQEKMKNKLLEVSGEESNMDVTSESGSNTDVVTDTDDDNADGMPSAKRRKLNPSEKDLQVPLERGWKRETVIKGLGKTGVIKGDVTYYSPCGKTFRNNQDLFKFLEIQNPAELTTANFSFSSKPLVGEFLQPTMGLAEAEFVRLGAQEVARRLEELRAAGGFRDVRPTSQYERDKLAYAKKLAKEEAQRHKEQARLIKEQEKTERQEAVRREREIRNQQLLEGRKRLAFTIKQKMKIIQEIERGKSKSDVARELGLASSTVATIWKNRVSIAESWRNRDMMQTDSEMEQIGKKNILQNNVIVPGAMSTPPITTSPSIIALSSTPSSTCSSIPTSPSLNSQASVEIQQPQTQTLNQELLEARKKRQEEVEKIRMEEQQRKQQERELKRQQAVMLKEQMYMQELSKQREMLYTVELERERRRQHMGLIRSLENRRRMEEREKKRLEARAERLATKEKRAEQRKLEMELVEQIRKPVEDMELTDHKPLPPIKRIPRLKLSGEAFAEIVMVFEFLHNFGETLGFDMESLPSLKSLQLALLNDEEAEEEMLSVMTHLLVCAIEDPGIPQPARHTTGLGQSLRQADITHANISEVLRIYLYANATGEVKALTGVCLERERDKKFADHHQNGGDYPSTPSGKNAQFYEHLHNNETWKMSERLRDKPFLALNPTHKAQMLGFLCNELLQNKAVIRQIEGSLETVAQLKKERFVLDTKIRKLRQLHSRKVRMEAVGVIINKTGDTITIEKKEADEETNTSSTNNNPTIDTTPTPEEIHHEDEVEDMSENESEGTQPEEEEDKNLSAEELGKKLDKLLKQSEEQLQKLNGSSKQLRAHVFGQDRYWRRYWELPCAGGIFVEAMESAEPEVLELQAQLDEKWKGKIVEEKVEGVKGESNDDKKDHGESPSNDESEERVPLSRTVEIDPEANETPVKKEVNEALKTDDNLTSDAKTNVTSEEIKQETEMEVDPKIEKCEEKSETVNGDKCNHLHSLPNGKDINGGVGEVDMPWFSILPRETCDTSGPSSKQIFGIAEGAELRIPIFPPPASPGYERCDSPAPLILTQDEAAQLEYLKIHGLPPPGDAKPVPEDLRYGWWRIADVDTFQELLEHLHSRGVREKELKRTTWATMESFLAVTGKIHVDPGNTSATDLGGGEEEEDDDEEDEVPRPDNPRDWSEAVALRVDAQLLEQVEALEDKVANASMQVKGWKLPPRAGSEEADEIEKFNEMEKINAVEQARQRLLSLEAAIERRYLKPPLGVCTGDPNLAALKAEQAAAAANANSNSSDGGSAPPPPEETTPRGLNNWREATARAHTSAQLAMALYMLEASIAWDKSIMKANCQFCHSGDNEDKLLLCDGCDRGYHTYCFRPKMENIPDGDWYCHECMNKATGERNCLVCGKRAGKNLVLCELCPRAYHTDCHNPVMPKMPRGKWYCSNCHSKQPKKRNSTRRSHNKSGGNTRDSESSDHPPASPTPSTASNTHGDDTNTSEPPTPTASPRKEPNARNLTKKQQRELAPCKLLLEQLEQQDEAWPFLLPVNTKQFPTYKKIIKTPMDLSTIKKKLQDTVYKSRDEFCADVRQMFINCEVFNEDDSPVGKAGHGMRSFFENRWTEITGAPPPHPQTHS, encoded by the exons ATGGAGAAGGAGAACTCCGCGTCGGGCGGAGGTGGGGGTGGAGATACAACAGCAACAACGGCAACACCGGGCTCGGTAGCCAGCTCCGTCTCTGATAAATTACAAGCGGATCAAGCTAACCCGCTCCTTGATCCCAGTGCGCTATTCGGtg CTTATTGGCCACGTGGCGATAGTGCAGCATCTTCACTGTTTGGTGGTATGCCTGGTGGTTATGGACTCGGTGCACATCATCTGCCCTCGGCCTATGCAATGCTGGGACGTGGTGGTGCAGCACCTGGTTTTGGTGGTCACACACCCGCATcagcaccaccaccaccgccaCCACCGTATTCACACGCGAGTCTTGGAACACTCAGTGTTGCTGCCAGTCAAGCAGCCAGTTTAG GTATAAATTCAGCAAGTGCAGCATGGTGGACAATGGCGTCCCACTTAGCAGCTCAGGATTATCTAGCCAGGTTACAAGGTGCTGGCTTACCTGGTTTTCCCCCAGGTGCTGAGAGCCTACTACCCCCGTATCCAGCATCACTGCTAAATCCACCGTCGCTATCGTCGTCGTCCCACAAGTCCAGTAAGT CTAAGTCAAGTAAGAGTCATAAACCAGCAGCGACCAGCAGTAGCAGCAGTACTACGAATAACAATAATTCCACGACACCGAGTACTCACACTAGTAGTTTGTCTGTAAGTCAAGCATCTGTAACAACGAGCCATCACAATACAACACCAACTACGAGTTGCAATACGACGACTACCCAGGCCAATGTTGTTAG TAGTCCTCCAGCGAAGGAAGGAAG TTCTGATTTTAGTGATCCGAGCAGTATCCTGGGGGGCGTGAGACTTCCACCGGACACTGAAATCATAAAGTACACATCGAGTATTGTTGGACCAAAGGTTCCAGGTACGACGAATCGCGGTAGGAAAAAGACAATATCATTAGATTCACCGAGTGTAAGTGTTCATCCACCTTCAGTGCAGGCACTCAGTGCTCATCAGACTACCCCAACTACCTCATCCCTGGTcatggagccgagaaaattcaaTCGTACACCAGTG AGTGAATCGAGTGAATACAGGGACTCCGTGGATCGTGTGGAAGTGATAAAACTACCGGCCCATTCAACCAACGGTTCAGTATTAACGGCTCCTCCATTGTACACCATGAGCAACACCAGCAGCAACTCCAACGAGGCTGACGCACCCCTGAATCTGTCATTGAAGCCAGCATCAACGAGCAGCAGTTCACCGATATCAGGCAGTCAACCTCTCAGTCAACTAAGCAATCTCAGTCAATCACTGTTGGCGTCCGATCGTACCT CCCGACGGAAACCAGGCCCCAAACCACGACGGGTTCCACAAAACTCGGTAACAGTGCCAGCATCGCCGAGCCCCTCGCTCGCTCAGCTGTTCACTGCCGCTGATTCCCCACAACGTCCCAGCAGCGGAAGTGAGGAGAGTGAAACAACTCCGATACACCAGAAAGACGGTAGACCAAGAAATTTGGGACGCGGTGTATCGAAACCCAAGAAAAATACAGTGGCATCGTTATTGGCTCAGAGTCGTGCTCTGGGGATAAAACCCACCCCAACACTGGATCCAAATGTACCATTGTCCCATCAAGTATCGTTACTTAGATCTAATATACTTGCTGCGCAATTACATGCGTCAGCAACCGGTCAAATTGATGAGAAGGGTCAA CGTTCCTtgcaggaaaaaatgaagaacaaaTTGCTTGAGGTTTCCGGTGAGGAAAGTAACATGGACGTGACAAGTGAGAGTGGTAGTAATACGGATGTTGTCACTGATACCGATGATGATAATGCGGATGGCATGCCGAGTGCTAAAAGACGAAAATTGAATCCCAGTGAGAAGGATCTACAGGTACCTCTGGAAAGGGGTTGGAAGAGGGAGACGGTTATCAAGGGGTTGGGGAAAACTGGGGTCATTAAGGGAGATGTTACTTACTACAGCCCTTGTGGAAAGACCTTCAGAAATAATCAGGACTTATTCAAG TTTTTGGAGATTCAAAACCCAGCAGAACTGACAACCGCCAACTTCTCGTTTTCATCGAAACCTCTCGTTGGGGAATTCCTCCAGCCAACAATGGGTTTGGCCGAGGCTGAATTCGTGAGACTGGGAGCTCAGGAAGTAGCCCGAAGGCTGGAGGAACTCAGAGCGGCGGGGGGATTTCGAGATGTGAGGCCAACAAGTCAATATGAGAGAGACAAGTTGGCATATGCTAAGAAACTGGCGAAGGAGGAGGCACAGAGACACAAAGAGCAAGCTAG ATTGATAAAGGAACAGGAAAAGACTGAGAGGCAGGAAGCTGTGCGACGAGAACGCGAGATTAGGAATCAGCAGCTCCTGGAG GGTCGGAAGAGGCTTGCGTTCACGATAAAACAGAAGATGAAGATCATACAGGAAATAGAACGTGGAAAGAGTAAGAGCGATGTGGCAAGGGAATTGGGTCTGGCTAGCAGTACAGTCGCTACAATCTGGAAAAATCGTGTCAGTATAGCTGAGAGCTGGAGAAATCGTGATATGATGCAAACAGACAGTGAAATGGAGCaaattggaaagaaaaatatactaCAGAATAATGTTATTGTCCCTGGAGCAATGTCAACACCTCCGATAACTACATCACCATCGATAATAGCCCTGTCAAGTACACCATCGTCTACATGTAGCTCAATTCCAACATCACCATCGCTGAATTCACAGGCATCAGTGGAGATCCAGCAACCACAGACACAAACGCTTAACCAGGAACTCCTGGAG gcgagaaaaaaaaggcaGGAGGAAGTTGAGAAAATTCGGATGGAGGAGCAACAACGAAAACAACAG GAACGCGAACTGAAACGTCAACAGGCAGTGATGCTGAAAGAACAG ATGTACATGCAGGAGCTCAGCAAGCAGCGCGAGATGCTCTACACCGTCGAGTTG GAGCGTGAGAGGAGACGGCAGCATATGGGGCTGATACGATCCTTGGAGAATCGTCGGCGGATggaggaacgtgagaaaaaacGTCTGGAGGCACGCGCCGAAAGGCTTGCCACCAAGGAGAAGCGCGCTGAACAGAGAAAACTCGAGATGGAACTGGTGGAGCAGATCAGGAAGCCGGTGGAGGACATGGAACTGACAG ATCATAAACCCCTACCCCCGATAAAACGCATTCCCCGGCTGAAGCTCTCTGGGGAAGCCTTTGCAGAAATAGTAATGgtctttgaatttcttcacaacTTCGGGGAAACCCTGGGCTTCGACATGGAGTCTCTGCCCTCCCTAAAGAGTCTTCAGCTAGCCCTCCTGAATGATGAGGAGGCCGAGGAAGAGATGCTCTCTGTGATGACGCACCTGCTGGTCTGTGCGATAGAGGACCCGGGTATTCCCCAGCCAGCGCGTCACACGACAGGCCTCGGCCAGTCCCTCCGTCAAGCCGACATCACCCATGCCAACATCAGCGAGGTCCTTAGGATCTACCTCTATGCCAATGCAACAGGTGAAGTTAAAGCCCTGACAGGCGTTTGTTTGGAACGCGaacgagataaaaaattcGCTGATCACCATCAAAACGGGGGGGACTATCCCTCCACTCCATCAGGAAAGAATGCCCAATTTTACGAGCACCTGCACAACAACGAAACCTGGAAGATGTCGGAGAGATTGCGAGACAAGCCCTTCCTGGCGCTTAATCCAACGCACAAAGCTCAAATGCTGGGTTTTCTCTGCAATGAATTGCTTCAAAATAAAGCTGTGATACGTCAAATTGAGGGGAGCCTGGAGACAGTGGCCCAGCTGAAGAAGGAGCGTTTTGTCCTTGACACGAAAATCCGAAAGCTGCGACAGTTGCATAGTAGAAAGGTCCGGATGGAAGCTGTTGGAGTGATCATCAACAAAACAGGTGATACGATAACAATTGAGAAGAAAGAGGCCGATGAAGAGACAAACACATCAAGTACGAATAATAATCCTACGATAGATACAACCCCAACTCCAGAAGAGATTCACCACGAGGACGAGGTGGAAGACATGTCTGAGAATGAATCAGAAGGTACACAGccagaggaggaggaggacaaGAATCTTTCAGCTGAGGAGCTTGGAAAAAAACTTGATAAACTTCTGAAACAGTCTGAGGAGCAATTGCAGAAGCTCAATGGCTCCTCAAAGCAGCTTCGAGCCCACGTTTTCGGGCAAGACAGGTATTGGAGGAGATACTGGGAGCTCCCTTGCGCTGGGGGCATTTTCGTGGAGGCGATGGAGAGTGCGGAGCCAGAGGTGTTGGAGTTGCAGGCTCAACTCGATGAGAAGTGGAAGGGAAAAATAGTCGAGGAGAAGGTTGAGGGGGTGAAGGGTGAAAGTAATGATGATAAAAAGGATCATGGGGAGTCCCCCAGCAACGATGAATCAGAGGAAAGAGTTCCGTTGTCCAGGACTGTTGAGATCGATCCTGAGGCTAATGAGACTCCTGTAAAGAAGGAGGTGAATGAGGCTCTGAAAACTGATGACAACCTAACGAGTGATGCCAAGACTAATGTCACTTCGGAGGAGATAAAGCAGGAGACTGAGATGGAAGTTGACCCTAAAATTGAAAAGTGCGAGGAGAAAAGTGAGACTGTCAATGGTGATAAGTGTAATCATCTTCACAGTCTGCCCAATGGGAAGGATATTAATGGGGGTGTTGGTGAGGTAGATATGCCCTGGTTCTCCATACTGCCTAGGGAGACTTGTGACACATCGGGACCGAGCAGTAAACAGATATTTGGAATAGCTGAGGGCGCTGAGTTGCGGATTCCAATTTTCCCACCGCCAGCTAGTCCAGGTTACGAGCGTTGTGACAGTCCAGCGCCTCTGATTTTAACACAGGACGAGGCAGCGCAGCTGGAATATCTGAAGATTCATGGGCTGCCACCACCAGGCGATGCTAAACCTGTTCCTGAGGATTTGAGGTACGGCTGGTGGAGGATCGCTGATGTTGACACCTTCCAAGAGCTTCTGGAGCACCTGCATTCGCGAGGAGTGAGGGAGAAGGAGCTGAAGAGGACGACTTGGGCCACTATGGAGTCCTTCCTCGCTGTTACTGGGAAGATCCATGTGGATCCTGGGAATACTTCGGCGACTGATCTGGGAGgcggggaggaggaggaggacgaCGACGAGGAGGACGAGGTACCCAGACCGGATAATCCGAGAGATTGGAGTGAGGCTGTGGCTCTCAGAGTCGATGCGCAACTATTGGAGCAGGTGGAGGCACTCGAGGACAAGGTGGCTAATGCCAGCATGCAGGTGAAGGGGTGGAAACTACCGCCCAGGGCGGGGAGTGAAGAGGCGGATGAAATTGAGAAGTTCAATGAGATGGAGAAAATCAATGCTGTGGAGCAGGCTAGGCAGAGATTGCTCTCGTTGGAGGCCGCTATCGAGAGGAGATATTTGAAACCACCACTGGGGGTCTG cACTGGCGACCCAAACTTGGCAGCTCTCAAAGCAGAACAAGCAGCTGCAGCAGCAAACGCAAATTCGAACTCGTCAGACGGTGGATCAGCCCCACCTCCACCCGAGGAAACAACACCACGTGGTTTGAACAATTGGCGTGAAGCAACAGCGCGTGCACACACATCAGCACAACTGGCAATGGCCCTCTACATGCTCGAGGCTAGCATCGCTTGGGACAAGAGCATCATGAAGGCT AATTGCCAGTTTTGCCACAGTGGTGACAATGAAGACAAATTGCTCTTGTGCGATGGTTGTGATCGTGGATATCATACTTATTGCTTCCGTCCAAAAATGGAGAACATTCCTGATGGTGATtg GTATTGTCACGAATGTATGAATAAAGCGACCGGTGAGAGAAACTGTCTGGTGTGTGGTAAAAGGGCTGGCAAGAATCTGGTGCTCTGTGAGTTGTGCCCTCGAGCTTATCACACCGATTGCCATAACCCCGTGATGCCTAAG ATGCCAAGAGGCAAATGGTATTGCTCCAACTGTCACAGTAAACAGCCAAAGAAACGTAACAGTACAAGAAGGAGTCACAATAAAAGTGGAGGCAACACCAGAGACAGTGAAAGTTCCGATCATCCGCCCGCTAG TCCAACGCCTTCAACGGCATCAAATACCCATGGTGATGATACTAATACCTCGGAACCACCAACACCAACGGCATCACCACGTAAAGAGCCTAATGCCAGGAATTTAACAAAGAAACAACAACGTGAATTAGCACCTTGTAAATTACTGCTTGAACAGTTGGAGCAACAGGATGAAGCATGGCCTTTTCTGCTGCCAGTTAATACTAAACAATTTCCgacttataaaaaaattattaaaacacCGATGGACCTCAGTactataaagaaaaaactgcAAGATACTGT ATATAAATCACGTGATGAATTTTGCGCTGACGTACGTCAAATGTTCATAAATTGTGAGGTATTTAATGAGGATGACAGTCCAGTTGGCAAAGCCGGCCACGGTATGCGAAGTTTCTTTGAAAATCGTTGGACCGAAATAACGGGTGCACCACCGCCTCATCCACAAACCCATAGCTGA